One window of Rhizobium leguminosarum genomic DNA carries:
- a CDS encoding helix-turn-helix transcriptional regulator, protein MPVARSERLLTLLQTLRRYRRPVTGIVLAEETGVSLRTLYRDIASLQAQGAMIEGEAGIGYVLKPGFMLPPMMFSEEELEALVLGSRWVARAAEPRLAGAGADALAKIAAVLPADMREMIDSAALFVGPKRRDEDKADVSAIRRAIRLERILELHYGDEQGRISRRRVWPFALGYFEHVRVLMAWCELRQDFRHFRTDRIIDMTLHEVRYPRRRTVLLKEWREQDVPLEN, encoded by the coding sequence ATGCCGGTCGCCCGCTCGGAACGGCTGCTGACGCTGCTCCAGACGCTTCGGCGTTACCGGCGGCCGGTGACCGGCATCGTGCTTGCTGAGGAGACCGGCGTCAGCCTGCGCACGCTCTATCGCGATATTGCCAGCCTGCAGGCACAGGGTGCGATGATCGAAGGCGAAGCCGGCATCGGCTACGTGCTGAAGCCGGGTTTCATGCTGCCGCCGATGATGTTTTCGGAAGAGGAGCTGGAGGCACTGGTGCTCGGCTCGCGCTGGGTCGCCCGCGCCGCCGAACCGCGCCTGGCTGGCGCCGGCGCCGATGCGCTCGCCAAGATTGCCGCCGTGCTGCCGGCCGATATGCGGGAGATGATCGATTCGGCCGCCCTTTTCGTCGGCCCCAAACGCCGGGACGAGGACAAGGCGGATGTTTCGGCCATCCGCAGGGCGATCCGCCTGGAGCGTATCCTCGAACTGCATTACGGCGACGAGCAGGGCCGAATTTCCCGCCGCCGCGTCTGGCCTTTCGCACTCGGTTATTTCGAGCATGTCCGCGTCCTCATGGCCTGGTGCGAACTGCGCCAGGACTTCCGCCATTTCCGCACCGACCGCATTATCGACATGACGCTGCATGAGGTGCGTTATCCGCGCCGCCGCACGGTTCTTCTCAAGGAATGGCGCGAGCAGGACGTGCCGCTCGAGAACTGA
- the nudC gene encoding NAD(+) diphosphatase: MSHSLFDSDVPHPEPSNLTAFAANDLNRDSEHRDEHSVEKALAKEGTHIFAFASDKLVLKHDGQVLDPLFARYELQELRPNWDETVLLGYRKSGEPRLAVPVGIDVDDLTSHYKPADGRTLFREMLIDEVLLGEFAQAASLIRWNGDNRFCGRCGSAMEIHIGGYKRVCAACEHMIFPRTDPVVIMLTIDESRDLCLLGRSPHFAPGMYSCLAGFLEPGETIENAVRRETLEESGIRTGRIRYHASQPWPMPHSLMIGCYAEAKSTEITRDETELEDCRWFTREETMEMLERPSATGKASPPKGAIAHRLMRDWVEWKR; this comes from the coding sequence ATGAGTCATTCGCTTTTCGATTCGGATGTACCACATCCGGAACCCAGCAATCTCACGGCTTTTGCCGCCAACGACCTCAATCGCGATTCCGAACATCGCGACGAGCACTCCGTCGAAAAGGCGCTGGCCAAGGAAGGTACGCATATTTTCGCCTTCGCCAGCGACAAGCTGGTGCTGAAGCATGACGGCCAAGTGCTCGATCCGCTCTTTGCCCGCTACGAACTGCAGGAGCTTCGGCCGAATTGGGACGAAACGGTTCTTCTCGGCTACCGTAAATCAGGCGAGCCGCGCCTTGCGGTTCCCGTCGGCATCGACGTCGACGATCTCACCAGCCATTACAAGCCCGCCGACGGCCGCACGCTGTTTCGCGAAATGCTGATCGACGAGGTGCTGCTCGGCGAATTCGCCCAGGCCGCAAGCCTCATCCGCTGGAATGGCGACAACCGCTTCTGTGGCCGCTGCGGCTCGGCGATGGAGATCCATATCGGCGGCTACAAGCGTGTCTGCGCCGCCTGCGAACACATGATCTTCCCCCGCACCGACCCCGTCGTCATCATGCTGACGATCGATGAGAGCCGCGACCTCTGCCTGCTCGGCCGCAGCCCGCATTTCGCGCCCGGCATGTATTCCTGTCTTGCCGGCTTCCTCGAACCCGGCGAGACCATCGAGAACGCCGTGCGCCGCGAAACGCTGGAGGAATCGGGCATCCGCACCGGCCGCATCCGCTACCACGCCTCGCAGCCCTGGCCGATGCCGCATTCCCTGATGATCGGCTGTTACGCCGAGGCCAAATCCACCGAAATCACCCGCGACGAGACGGAACTGGAGGATTGCCGCTGGTTCACCCGCGAGGAAACGATGGAGATGCTGGAACGCCCGAGCGCGACAGGCAAGGCCTCTCCGCCGAAAGGGGCGATCGCCCACCGCCTGATGCGCGACTGGGTGGAGTGGAAGCGGTAA
- a CDS encoding HIT domain-containing protein yields the protein MNGFMLDPRLENDSVSIMITGLCDLRLSRDARWPWLILVPRRANISEIFELTPLDQVLLAFETELTATALKQITGAAKINIGALGNIVRQLHVHVIARFEGDANWPGPVWGFGRAEPYEDGKRDEFTAKLREALSS from the coding sequence TTGAACGGCTTTATGCTCGACCCCCGGCTGGAAAACGACAGCGTCAGCATCATGATTACCGGCCTCTGTGATCTGAGATTGTCGAGGGATGCCCGCTGGCCCTGGCTCATTCTGGTGCCGCGCCGGGCTAATATCAGCGAAATCTTCGAGCTGACACCGCTCGACCAGGTGCTGCTTGCCTTCGAGACCGAGCTCACTGCCACGGCGCTGAAGCAGATCACCGGTGCTGCAAAAATCAATATCGGGGCTCTTGGCAATATCGTCCGCCAGCTTCATGTTCATGTCATTGCCCGCTTCGAAGGCGATGCCAACTGGCCGGGTCCCGTCTGGGGCTTCGGACGCGCGGAACCTTACGAAGACGGAAAGAGAGACGAATTCACAGCGAAGCTGCGGGAAGCCCTTTCATCATGA
- a CDS encoding DNA polymerase III subunit gamma/tau, whose product MSDTERQSKDAASTGTGYRVLARKYRPKDFTDLMVGQEPMVRTLTNAFETGRIAQAYMLTGVRGVGKTTTARILARALNYKTADVDKPTIDLRTPGEHCQAIMEGRHVDVIEMDAASHTGIDDIREIIEQVRYRPVSARYKVYIIDEVHMLSTQAFNGLLKTLEEPPEHVKFIFATTEIRKVPITVLSRCQRFDLRRISASDLVGLFSTIAAKEGIEAEPDALAMIARAAEGSARDGLSLLDQAIAHGAGAVQAEAVRGMLGLADRARIVDLFQHVVQGDVAAALGEFQSQYEAGANPVVVLTDLADFTHLVTRLKYVPDAANDPSLSEVERTKAAEFAKGVAVTTLSRIWQMLLKGIPETEGSSRTAGAAEMVLIRLAHAAHLPAPEDAARRLAEFSGDNAGPRPASPPSGSGGGNGTRVPYQSSVAARAPEIAPSKPPASAPVAMLRAVPSSQPETMPVGRIETKSAETPKPLVQVNSVSDIVDLAAEKRDPKLKAMVRTFVRPVRIEPGRLDVSLTEGAPTTLLNELAVKLKEWTAIHWIVSLSREEGKPTLVEAEASTREQHVIDARQDPDVAAILAHFPGAKIIDVRVRAPEPDEEGEATPPAAAESEEGDILPGDDIEF is encoded by the coding sequence ATGAGCGACACCGAGCGACAATCAAAAGATGCCGCCTCGACGGGCACCGGATACCGGGTGCTGGCTCGCAAATACCGCCCCAAGGATTTCACGGACCTGATGGTCGGCCAGGAGCCGATGGTCCGCACCCTCACCAACGCCTTCGAGACCGGCCGCATCGCGCAGGCTTACATGCTGACCGGCGTGCGCGGCGTCGGCAAGACGACGACGGCGCGCATCCTGGCGCGGGCGCTGAATTACAAGACAGCCGATGTCGATAAGCCGACGATCGACCTTCGCACGCCCGGCGAGCATTGCCAGGCGATCATGGAAGGCCGGCATGTCGACGTGATCGAGATGGATGCCGCCTCCCATACCGGCATCGACGATATCCGCGAGATCATCGAGCAGGTGCGCTACCGGCCGGTTTCGGCGCGCTACAAGGTCTACATCATCGACGAAGTGCACATGCTATCGACGCAGGCCTTCAACGGCCTCTTGAAGACGCTGGAAGAGCCGCCGGAGCATGTGAAGTTCATCTTCGCCACGACCGAGATCCGCAAGGTGCCGATTACCGTGCTGTCACGCTGCCAGCGTTTCGACCTGCGTCGCATCAGCGCGTCGGATCTCGTCGGGCTGTTTTCAACAATCGCCGCCAAGGAAGGCATCGAGGCGGAACCGGACGCGCTGGCAATGATCGCACGTGCCGCCGAAGGCTCGGCGCGCGACGGGCTGTCGCTGCTCGACCAGGCGATCGCCCATGGCGCGGGTGCCGTGCAGGCGGAAGCCGTGCGAGGGATGCTCGGTCTTGCCGACCGCGCCCGGATCGTCGATCTCTTTCAGCATGTCGTCCAGGGCGACGTGGCCGCCGCCCTCGGCGAATTCCAGAGCCAATACGAGGCCGGCGCCAATCCGGTGGTGGTGCTGACCGATCTTGCCGATTTCACCCATCTGGTGACGCGGCTGAAATATGTGCCGGATGCGGCAAACGATCCCTCGCTCAGCGAGGTCGAGCGCACCAAAGCGGCGGAATTCGCCAAGGGCGTTGCGGTAACGACGCTGTCGCGCATCTGGCAGATGCTGCTGAAGGGCATTCCGGAAACGGAAGGCTCGTCGCGGACGGCAGGTGCGGCCGAAATGGTGCTGATCCGGCTCGCGCATGCGGCGCATCTGCCAGCGCCCGAAGACGCGGCGCGGCGGCTTGCCGAATTTTCCGGCGACAATGCCGGCCCGCGGCCCGCCTCCCCGCCTTCCGGCAGTGGCGGCGGCAACGGCACGCGGGTTCCCTATCAAAGCAGTGTCGCGGCACGCGCGCCGGAAATCGCACCGAGCAAGCCGCCGGCGTCCGCGCCGGTGGCAATGCTGCGCGCCGTACCGAGCAGCCAGCCCGAGACGATGCCTGTCGGGCGGATCGAGACGAAATCGGCTGAGACACCGAAGCCGCTCGTCCAGGTCAATTCGGTCAGCGATATCGTTGATCTCGCCGCCGAGAAGCGCGATCCGAAGCTGAAGGCGATGGTGCGCACCTTCGTGCGCCCGGTCCGGATCGAGCCCGGCCGCCTTGACGTCAGCCTGACCGAGGGCGCGCCGACGACGCTGCTCAACGAGCTTGCCGTCAAGCTGAAGGAATGGACAGCCATTCACTGGATCGTCAGCCTCAGCCGCGAAGAGGGCAAGCCGACGCTGGTGGAAGCGGAAGCCAGTACCCGGGAACAGCACGTCATCGACGCCCGTCAGGACCCTGACGTGGCAGCGATCCTGGCGCATTTTCCGGGTGCGAAAATCATCGACGTGCGCGTGCGGGCGCCCGAACCGGACGAGGAAGGCGAGGCGACGCCACCGGCCGCCGCCGAATCCGAGGAAGGCGACATCCTGCCTGGCGACGACATAGAGTTCTAG
- a CDS encoding YbaB/EbfC family nucleoid-associated protein, whose product MRDIMGMMGKVKEMQAKMEQMQAEIAELTAEGKAGGGLVTVLISGKGELKSLKIDPSLFKEDDVEILEDLIVAAHKDAKDKAEALAAEKTKALTAGLPIPPGFKLPF is encoded by the coding sequence ATGCGCGACATCATGGGCATGATGGGCAAAGTCAAGGAAATGCAGGCCAAGATGGAGCAGATGCAGGCGGAGATCGCCGAGCTCACGGCCGAAGGCAAGGCCGGCGGCGGCCTCGTCACCGTGCTCATCTCAGGCAAGGGCGAGCTGAAGAGCCTGAAGATCGACCCGTCGCTGTTCAAGGAAGACGATGTCGAGATCCTCGAGGACCTGATCGTCGCCGCCCACAAGGACGCCAAGGACAAGGCCGAGGCGCTCGCCGCCGAAAAGACCAAGGCGCTGACGGCCGGCCTGCCGATCCCCCCGGGATTCAAGCTGCCGTTTTGA
- a CDS encoding MOSC domain-containing protein, giving the protein MKILALCTGNPERLPGKSYKTGIFKHAVNGAVMIDAEGLVGDAICNRKHHGGVDQAVYVEGSLTLDWWSGEFGRPYEPGTFGENMVISGLDNRDVCVGDRFISGDLVLEVSACRIPCATFAARMADARLIKRYTAAARPGIYCRVIRGGIAEAGMPVDHQAFAGAKVRMPELMETFGRQLSETDRARYLAAPIHYKLRAMLEAQ; this is encoded by the coding sequence ATGAAAATCCTGGCGCTGTGCACCGGCAATCCGGAAAGACTGCCGGGCAAAAGTTATAAGACCGGCATCTTCAAGCATGCCGTCAACGGCGCGGTAATGATCGATGCCGAAGGTCTCGTCGGTGATGCGATCTGCAACCGCAAACACCATGGCGGCGTCGATCAGGCGGTTTATGTCGAGGGATCGCTGACGCTCGATTGGTGGAGCGGGGAGTTCGGCCGGCCGTACGAGCCCGGCACCTTCGGCGAAAACATGGTGATCTCAGGCCTCGACAATCGCGACGTTTGCGTCGGCGACCGGTTCATATCAGGCGATCTCGTCCTCGAGGTCAGCGCCTGCCGCATTCCCTGCGCCACCTTCGCTGCCAGGATGGCCGACGCGAGACTCATCAAGCGATATACCGCTGCCGCCCGTCCCGGCATCTACTGCCGCGTGATCAGGGGTGGCATAGCCGAGGCCGGAATGCCGGTGGACCATCAAGCGTTTGCGGGAGCGAAAGTCAGGATGCCGGAGCTGATGGAAACCTTCGGCCGGCAGCTTTCGGAGACGGACCGGGCGAGATATCTCGCCGCGCCTATTCACTACAAGCTGCGGGCGATGTTGGAGGCACAGTGA
- the recR gene encoding recombination mediator RecR: protein MAKRVTGPEIEKLIQLLAKVPGLGPRSARRAALHLIKKKDQLLGPLSNAMGEAYDKVKICSRCGNVDTVDPCTVCTDTQRDQSIIIVVEDVSDLWALERAGAMNAAYHVLGGTLSPLDGIGPDDLNIRGLIDRIGEGGIRELIIAVNATVEGQTTAHYITDQLQGLEVKITRLAHGVPVGGELDYLDEGTLAAALRARTVI, encoded by the coding sequence ATGGCAAAACGAGTCACCGGCCCCGAAATCGAAAAACTCATCCAGCTTCTGGCGAAGGTGCCGGGCCTCGGGCCGCGCTCGGCGCGCCGGGCGGCACTGCATCTGATCAAGAAGAAGGACCAGCTGCTAGGGCCCCTGTCGAATGCGATGGGCGAGGCCTATGACAAGGTGAAGATCTGCTCGCGCTGCGGCAATGTCGATACGGTCGATCCGTGCACCGTCTGCACCGACACGCAGCGCGATCAATCCATCATCATCGTCGTCGAGGACGTATCGGACCTCTGGGCGCTGGAGCGAGCAGGGGCGATGAACGCCGCCTATCATGTGCTCGGCGGTACGCTGTCGCCGCTCGACGGGATCGGGCCCGACGATCTCAATATTCGCGGGCTGATCGACCGGATCGGCGAAGGCGGCATCCGCGAACTGATCATCGCCGTCAACGCCACCGTCGAGGGCCAGACGACGGCGCATTACATCACTGACCAGCTGCAGGGGCTCGAGGTGAAGATCACCCGCCTGGCGCACGGTGTGCCGGTCGGCGGCGAGCTCGACTATCTCGACGAGGGCACGCTGGCGGCAGCACTTCGGGCACGGACGGTGATATGA
- a CDS encoding lytic murein transglycosylase: MPRIFALALTLALLPFPALAAPSKADVEVQFESWVQKDLWPEAKANGISEKTFQAAFSGITLNWNLPDLAPPGFPPPKEQKQTQAEFSSPGPYFNEDHLKRLAATGRGFAAQYGSTLKRIEKTYGVPGSIVLAIWGRETGFGAAKIPNSAIEVLATKAFMSTRKEMFRTELVAALHILNGGDVTPADFKGSSAGALGQPQFMPTSYLKYAVDFDGDGHRNIWTSVPDTLASIANFLVKKGWQRDRDWGFEVSIPEAVSCAQEGPDLAKPLSHWASLGIDRISGKGFPSGEMKAEGMMLVPAGRDGPEFVVTPNFYIIKEYNNSDLYALYIGNLADRIADNGGAFQGRWGDVGKMLRSDVAAMQKALERQGYDVGGSDGLLGYKTRRSIGQWQAKNGMKPTCFPEATMKGKLK; this comes from the coding sequence ATGCCGCGGATATTCGCACTTGCGTTGACACTCGCCCTCCTCCCCTTCCCCGCCCTCGCAGCCCCATCGAAAGCCGATGTCGAGGTGCAATTCGAAAGCTGGGTGCAGAAGGACCTCTGGCCCGAGGCGAAGGCGAACGGCATTTCGGAGAAGACCTTCCAGGCCGCTTTCTCCGGCATCACGCTGAACTGGAACCTGCCCGATCTCGCGCCGCCCGGCTTCCCGCCGCCGAAGGAGCAGAAGCAGACGCAGGCGGAATTTTCTTCGCCCGGTCCCTATTTCAACGAGGACCATCTGAAGAGGCTTGCCGCAACCGGGCGCGGCTTTGCCGCGCAATACGGTTCGACGCTGAAGCGGATCGAGAAGACCTATGGCGTGCCGGGCTCGATCGTGCTGGCTATCTGGGGGCGGGAGACCGGCTTCGGCGCGGCGAAGATCCCGAATTCGGCGATCGAGGTGCTGGCGACCAAGGCTTTCATGTCGACGCGTAAGGAGATGTTCCGCACCGAACTGGTGGCGGCGCTGCATATTCTCAACGGCGGCGACGTGACGCCCGCCGATTTCAAGGGTTCGTCGGCGGGCGCGCTTGGCCAGCCGCAGTTCATGCCGACCAGTTATCTGAAATACGCCGTCGATTTCGACGGCGACGGCCATCGCAACATCTGGACCTCGGTGCCGGATACGCTCGCCTCGATCGCCAACTTCCTGGTCAAGAAGGGCTGGCAGCGCGACCGCGACTGGGGCTTTGAGGTGTCGATACCGGAGGCGGTCTCCTGCGCGCAGGAAGGCCCCGACCTGGCAAAGCCGCTGTCACACTGGGCCTCGCTCGGCATCGACCGCATCTCCGGCAAGGGTTTTCCCTCGGGCGAGATGAAGGCTGAGGGCATGATGCTGGTGCCGGCCGGCCGCGACGGGCCGGAATTCGTCGTCACGCCGAATTTCTACATCATCAAGGAATATAATAATTCCGATCTCTACGCGCTTTACATCGGCAATCTCGCCGACCGGATCGCCGATAATGGCGGCGCTTTCCAAGGCCGATGGGGCGATGTCGGCAAGATGCTGCGCTCTGATGTCGCCGCCATGCAGAAGGCGCTGGAGCGGCAGGGCTACGATGTCGGCGGCTCCGACGGTCTGCTGGGCTACAAGACCCGGCGGTCGATCGGCCAATGGCAGGCAAAAAACGGCATGAAGCCGACATGCTTTCCCGAAGCGACGATGAAGGGCAAGCTGAAGTAA
- a CDS encoding GNAT family N-acetyltransferase, whose product MYSFRLARQSDLTAIIRLLADDDLGGTREVIADPVDARYLSAFAAIEADANQLLAVAIDAADRVVGCLQLSFIPGLSRTGMWRGQIESVRVAIDRRGSGLGAELIEWAIGQCAARGCGLVQLTSDKTRADSIRFYEKLGFVASHEGLKRTL is encoded by the coding sequence ATGTACAGTTTCAGGCTCGCCCGCCAATCCGATCTCACCGCCATCATCCGGCTCCTGGCCGACGACGATCTTGGCGGCACCAGGGAGGTCATCGCCGATCCCGTCGATGCGCGTTATCTCTCGGCCTTTGCCGCGATCGAGGCGGATGCCAATCAGCTTTTGGCCGTTGCAATCGATGCGGCCGATCGGGTCGTCGGCTGCCTGCAGCTGAGCTTTATTCCCGGGCTGTCGAGGACGGGCATGTGGCGCGGTCAGATCGAAAGTGTGCGTGTTGCAATCGATCGTCGCGGCTCGGGTCTCGGCGCAGAATTGATCGAATGGGCGATTGGCCAATGCGCCGCGCGCGGCTGCGGCCTCGTGCAACTGACATCGGACAAGACGCGAGCAGATTCGATCCGCTTTTACGAGAAGCTCGGTTTTGTCGCCAGCCATGAAGGGCTGAAGCGCACGCTCTGA
- a CDS encoding MFS transporter yields MAYTSSTLAPLRHDTYRTIWFASLSSNFGGLIQAVGAAWMMTTITASEDMVALVQTSTALPIMLFSLISGALADNYDRRRVMLTAQCMMLTVSALLTISALLGWITPWLLLFFTFLIGCGTALNNPSWQASVGDMVPRADLPGAVTLNSMGFNITRSVGPAIGGVIVAAAGAAAAFAVNTVSYLALIYALLRWRPSTPVSTLPREALGSAIFAGLRYISMSPNLEKVLLRGLIFGIGASSILALLPIVALDLVGGGPLTYGFMLGAFGIGAIGGAVLNARLRQMLSSEMIIRLSFAGFALSAVIAAFSPNGVLTSAGLLVSGACWVSALSLFNTIVQLSTPRWVVGRALSLYQTVTFGGIAGGSWLWGVAADRYGVADALLMSSVVMLLGIVIGLRFSMPAFASLNLDPLNRFTEPALSLDITPRSGPIVIQVDYEIGDDDLAEFMELMGERRRIRIRDGARNWALMRDLENPGLWTETYHTPTWVEYIRHNQRRTQADAENTDRLRALHRGEGPLHAHRMIERQAIPPGDDVFHKAPIDLHH; encoded by the coding sequence GTGGCCTACACTTCGTCGACATTGGCGCCTCTGCGGCACGATACCTACCGCACCATCTGGTTCGCCAGCCTGTCCTCGAATTTCGGCGGCCTGATCCAGGCGGTCGGTGCTGCCTGGATGATGACGACGATCACCGCCTCGGAGGATATGGTCGCGCTGGTGCAGACCTCGACGGCGCTGCCGATCATGCTGTTTTCGTTGATATCGGGTGCGCTCGCCGACAATTACGACCGTCGCCGAGTCATGCTGACGGCGCAATGCATGATGCTGACGGTCTCGGCCCTGCTGACGATCTCGGCTCTTCTCGGTTGGATCACCCCCTGGCTGCTGCTCTTCTTCACCTTCCTGATCGGCTGTGGCACTGCACTCAACAATCCCTCCTGGCAGGCCTCGGTCGGCGACATGGTGCCGCGCGCCGATCTGCCGGGCGCCGTCACGCTGAACAGCATGGGTTTCAACATTACCCGCAGCGTCGGCCCGGCGATCGGTGGCGTCATCGTCGCCGCAGCCGGCGCCGCTGCAGCTTTCGCGGTGAACACCGTGAGCTACCTCGCTTTGATCTATGCCCTGCTGCGCTGGCGGCCGAGCACGCCGGTCTCGACCTTGCCTCGCGAGGCGCTCGGCAGCGCCATCTTCGCCGGCCTGCGTTATATTTCAATGTCGCCCAACCTGGAAAAGGTTCTCCTCAGGGGGCTGATCTTCGGCATCGGCGCCAGCTCGATCCTGGCGCTGCTGCCGATCGTCGCGCTCGATCTCGTCGGCGGCGGCCCGCTGACCTATGGTTTCATGCTCGGTGCCTTCGGCATCGGTGCGATCGGCGGCGCAGTGCTGAATGCGCGGCTGCGCCAAATGCTTTCCAGCGAGATGATCATCCGCCTGTCTTTTGCCGGCTTCGCGCTGAGCGCCGTCATCGCTGCCTTCAGCCCAAACGGTGTGCTCACCTCCGCCGGGCTGCTCGTCTCCGGCGCCTGCTGGGTCTCCGCACTTTCGCTCTTCAACACCATCGTTCAGCTGTCGACGCCGCGCTGGGTGGTCGGCCGCGCGCTGTCACTCTACCAGACCGTCACCTTCGGCGGCATCGCCGGCGGCAGCTGGCTATGGGGCGTTGCCGCCGATCGTTACGGCGTCGCCGATGCGCTGCTGATGTCATCGGTCGTCATGCTGCTCGGCATCGTGATCGGCCTGCGGTTTTCCATGCCGGCTTTCGCCTCGCTCAATCTCGATCCGCTGAACCGCTTCACCGAGCCGGCCCTCAGCCTCGACATCACGCCGCGCAGCGGCCCGATCGTCATCCAGGTCGATTACGAGATCGGAGATGACGACCTGGCCGAATTCATGGAGCTGATGGGCGAACGCCGCCGTATCCGCATCCGCGATGGCGCCCGCAACTGGGCGCTGATGCGCGATCTCGAAAATCCCGGACTGTGGACGGAAACCTACCACACGCCGACCTGGGTGGAATACATAAGACACAACCAGCGACGGACGCAGGCCGATGCCGAAAACACCGACAGGCTTCGTGCGCTTCACCGTGGCGAAGGTCCGCTGCATGCTCACCGGATGATCGAACGCCAGGCGATCCCGCCAGGCGACGATGTCTTCCACAAGGCGCCGATCGATCTGCATCATTGA
- the rimP gene encoding ribosome maturation factor RimP, whose product MSDMTNAGNELEPRLITETGLDQRLADIIEPVLIGLGFRLIRVRMLNQNGATMQVMAERNDGTMTVQDCEEVSMAISPVLDVEDPVDKEYHLEVSSPGIDRPMVRKSDFVRWQGHLVKCETSILIDNRKRFRGKIVEAGVDGFTLERDQVAYGEEQKVTIPFTALSDAKLILTDDLIRDALRADKLAKAQAANQNEADDQE is encoded by the coding sequence TTGTCGGACATGACAAACGCAGGCAACGAACTTGAGCCGCGGCTGATTACCGAAACCGGGCTCGACCAGCGTCTTGCCGATATCATCGAACCCGTCCTGATCGGCCTGGGCTTCCGGCTTATCCGTGTCCGTATGCTGAACCAGAACGGTGCGACGATGCAGGTGATGGCCGAACGCAACGACGGGACGATGACGGTTCAGGACTGCGAAGAAGTCTCGATGGCGATTTCTCCTGTCCTCGATGTGGAAGATCCGGTCGATAAAGAGTATCATCTCGAAGTGTCTTCGCCCGGCATCGACCGTCCGATGGTGCGGAAATCCGATTTCGTCCGCTGGCAGGGCCACCTTGTGAAATGTGAGACGTCGATCTTGATCGACAATCGCAAGCGCTTCCGCGGCAAGATCGTCGAAGCAGGCGTCGATGGTTTCACGCTCGAGCGTGACCAGGTCGCTTACGGGGAAGAGCAGAAGGTCACCATTCCCTTCACGGCGCTTAGCGATGCGAAGCTCATTCTGACCGACGACCTGATCCGCGACGCGTTGCGCGCCGACAAGCTGGCGAAAGCCCAGGCAGCCAACCAGAACGAAGCGGACGACCAGGAATAA